From Bacillus pumilus, one genomic window encodes:
- a CDS encoding histidine phosphatase family protein produces the protein MTTICLVRHGETDWNAAKRIQGRTDIPLNDTGKWQAEQTGLYLKNAHWDVVISSPLTRAKETAHLILKHVDAPLVIMDDFIERDYGDAEGMSFEERQKLFPDKQYPNMEPLEAIQDRMVEGIEKVRAAYPNQQVLIVAHGAAIHALLTTLADEHLGLENTRLVNACLNYVKWKDGEWKVLDYNVVSHLTQSSPS, from the coding sequence TTGACAACAATTTGCCTAGTCAGACACGGGGAAACAGATTGGAATGCAGCGAAACGAATTCAAGGGCGAACAGATATCCCTTTAAACGACACTGGTAAATGGCAGGCTGAACAAACGGGACTTTACTTAAAGAATGCCCATTGGGATGTTGTCATTTCCAGTCCACTCACAAGGGCAAAAGAAACGGCTCACTTGATTTTAAAACATGTAGATGCGCCTCTTGTCATCATGGATGATTTCATTGAACGTGATTATGGTGACGCTGAAGGCATGTCGTTTGAGGAGCGCCAAAAGCTGTTTCCAGATAAACAGTATCCAAACATGGAGCCGCTTGAGGCGATTCAAGATCGAATGGTAGAAGGCATTGAGAAAGTCAGAGCAGCCTATCCAAATCAACAAGTCCTGATCGTGGCACACGGCGCTGCTATCCATGCTTTACTTACCACCTTAGCGGATGAACATCTGGGTCTAGAGAACACGAGACTTGTCAATGCTTGCTTAAATTATGTGAAATGGAAAGATGGTGAATGGAAGGTCCTTGATTACAACGTGGTCAGCCATTTAACTCAATCCTCCCCTTCTTAA
- a CDS encoding methyl-accepting chemotaxis protein, translating into MADMSQAGTQISAQVEEKSIGGKKELEIQQTQMNQIDGSMTKIETEIKRLEEIAKQIEQIFGIVTGIAEQTNLLSLNASIESARAGEHGKGFAVVANEVRKLSEDTKKTVSTVSELVNNTNSQISIVSQHIGDVNLLVTDSKEKMTQINSLFDDIVSSMNLSKNQNGKIEIDLQTFLNELKEVKQTVSQVASSVESLTSLTNR; encoded by the coding sequence ATGGCGGACATGTCGCAAGCTGGAACGCAAATTTCAGCACAGGTCGAGGAAAAATCGATCGGCGGTAAAAAAGAATTAGAAATTCAACAAACACAAATGAACCAAATTGATGGCAGCATGACAAAGATTGAAACAGAAATTAAGCGTTTAGAAGAAATCGCCAAACAGATTGAACAAATCTTTGGGATTGTCACAGGCATTGCAGAGCAGACGAATTTGTTATCTTTAAATGCCTCAATCGAATCTGCACGAGCTGGTGAACATGGTAAAGGCTTTGCTGTCGTCGCAAACGAGGTTCGTAAATTGTCAGAGGACACAAAGAAAACGGTTTCAACCGTGTCTGAACTCGTCAACAATACCAATTCACAAATCTCCATTGTGTCTCAGCACATTGGGGACGTGAATTTACTCGTGACAGACAGTAAAGAAAAAATGACTCAAATCAATTCGCTCTTCGATGATATCGTCAGCAGCATGAACTTAAGTAAAAACCAAAATGGAAAAATTGAAATCGACCTTCAAACCTTCCTTAACGAATTGAAGGAAGTCAAACAAACGGTGTCCCAAGTTGCCAGCTCAGTCGAATCCTTAACAAGTCTCACAAATCGCTGA